The following nucleotide sequence is from Sulfurospirillum arsenophilum NBRC 109478.
TTTTCTCCAGTTTATGCGACGCTTTGGTGATAATAAGTGAAAGCTCATCTTTGGTGTAAAACTGTAGGCGAAAGTGCATACCAAAACGATCACGCAATGGCGAGCTAATCATACCTGCACGTGTCGTAGCGCCAATAAGCGTAAAACGAGGCAAGTCAATCTTGATCGTTTGTGCCGCAGGGCCAGAGCCGATGATGATGTCAAGGCGAAAATCTTCCATGGCAGGGTAGAGTATCTCTTCAATCGCAGGAGAAAGCCTGTGAATCTCATCGATGAAGAGAATGTCTCCTTCTTGAAGATTGGTTAAGATCGCTGCCAAATCACCACTTTTTTCGATCATCGGAGCGGCGGTTATTTTCATATTGGAGCGCATTTCATTGGAGATGATATGCGCTAAAGTCGTCTTACCAAGACCAGGAGGTCCAAAAAAGAGAATGTGGTCTAAACATTCTGAGCGTTTTTGTGCCGCTTGGATGAAAACTTGCAAGTTCTTTTTGATTTTCTCTTGTCCAATGTAGTCCTCAAATGAAGTCGGGCGTAAGCTTTTTTCATACTCATTTTCAAAGGAGATTTTTTCGATTTCGACGATGCGTTCCATCACACTCACTTTGTGTAGGTGTAAGGAGCTTCGGGAAAACTTCGCTCTTGCACCTCTTTGACATACGCATCAACGGCATTTTGAACCAGTGTGGCTCCTTCTAAATAGCGTTTTACAAATTTAGGTTGAAATGCTTGGAAAAAACCTAGCATGTCACTCCACACCAAAACTTGACCATCAGTATATTTTCCAGCGCCTATACCAATGGTTGGAATTGAGAT
It contains:
- the ruvB gene encoding Holliday junction branch migration DNA helicase RuvB; its protein translation is MERIVEIEKISFENEYEKSLRPTSFEDYIGQEKIKKNLQVFIQAAQKRSECLDHILFFGPPGLGKTTLAHIISNEMRSNMKITAAPMIEKSGDLAAILTNLQEGDILFIDEIHRLSPAIEEILYPAMEDFRLDIIIGSGPAAQTIKIDLPRFTLIGATTRAGMISSPLRDRFGMHFRLQFYTKDELSLIITKASHKLEKICLQDAASEMARRSRGTPRIALRLLKRIRDYADVVDEETISIERAQYGLNELGVNDLGFDELDIKYLELLLQSKGRPLGLSTIAAALSEDEGTIEDVIEPYLLANSYIERTARGRIATTKTYELFRLTPPVLQSTLFEDNV